In the Brassica napus cultivar Da-Ae chromosome A7, Da-Ae, whole genome shotgun sequence genome, one interval contains:
- the LOC106355975 gene encoding probable myosin-binding protein 6: MITQLLCFFLFLFLLLQATMIFKRSFKNFVEQELGSFPKFLIYTVLEWILITALFVDGVLAFLSNQYARFFDLDAPCLLCTRIDHVLVPRDPHFYYNDSICDSHKKKVSSLAYCHVHKKLSEIKHMCEGCLLSFATEKESDCDTYKSLIGILHKDLEVLIEDERDLPLGLKKQDDLVQTTTTHLIDYKTDSLKQHCSCCGELLKTKSEKFLKKNNSFLAPAPSPRVSYNKLSEINESEFKDFDVEERTPSFVRGGNKFFGVPLSDSAQNSPRWSVRSLRKPPSLDKIEIPDSNGESILNQLKKEVRLDKKSLIDLYMELDEERSASAVAANNAMAMITKLQAEKSAIQMEALQYQRMMDEQAEYDQEALQSMSSDLAKKEEEFKELEAEFEAYRERYGCLTDDEASGDEFLEEQGNARADDEGAGDEFLEEHGNARADDDCQETKPDSDFEDCSSNQEEDVENVDQNRSCKSEESGLLVQMKSSEQSTEVNGASAEEEKGSVSKEGIVKELSEITERLSALQSDGELLKHIADVSEGEAMLLQISQNLHMLRSSFVAMPSES, translated from the exons ATGATTACACAattgctctgtttcttcttgttcttgtttcttCTATTACAAGCAACAATGATCTTTAAACGCTCTTTCAAAAACTTCGTTGAACAAGAACTCGGATCTTTCCCTAAATTCCTCATCTACACCGTCCTCGAATGGATTCTCATCACCGCCCTCTTCGTCGACGGGGTTCTCGCCTTTCTATCAAACCAATACGCCAGATTCTTCGATCTCGACGCTCCTTGTCTCCTCTGCACAAGAATAGACCACGTTCTCGTCCCTAGGGATCCTCATTTCTATTACAACGACTCGATCTGCGACTCTCACAAGAAGAAAGTCTCTTCCCTTGCTTATTGCCACGTCCACAAGAAACTCTCCGAGATCAAACACATGTGTGAAGGATGTCTCCTCTCTTTCGCTACCGAGAAAGAATCTGATTGTGATACGTATAAGTCTCTCATTGGGATCTTACATAAAGATCTTGAGGTTCTTATAGAAGATGAAAGAGATCTTCCCTTGGGGCTCAAGAAACAGGACGATCTTGTtcagacaacaacaacacatcTGATAGATTACAAGACAGATAGCTTGAAACAACATTGTTCGTGTTGTGGAGAATTATTGAAGACGAAATCTGAAAAGTTCTTAAAGAAGAACAATTCTTTCCTAGCTCCTGCTCCTTCTCCTAGGGTTTCGTACAACAAGCTGTCTGAAATTAATGAGTCTGAGTTTAAGGACTTTGATGTGGAGGAGAGAACACCGAGTTTTGTAAGAGGAGGCAACAAGTTCTTTGGGGTTCCTCTGTCTGATTCAGCGCAAAACAGTCCAAGATGGTCCGTTAGATCTCTCAGGAAACCCCCCTCTTTGGATAAGATTGAGATACCTGATTCAAACGGTGAATCCATCCTTAATCAGCTCAAGAAAGAGGTTCGTTTGGACAAGAAGTCACTGATAGATCTGTACATGGAGTTAGATGAAGAGAGAAGTGCTTCAGCTGTTGCAGCAAACAACGCAATGGCTATGATCACAAAGCTGCAAGCCGAAAAATCGGCTATTCAAATGGAGGCATTGCAGTACCAAAGAATGATGGATGAACAAGCTGAGTATGACCAAGAGGCTTTGCAGTCTATGAGTAGTGACTTGGCGAAGAAGGAAGAGGAATTTAAGGAACTTGAAGCTGAGTTTGAGGCTTATAGAGAGAGGTACGGATGTTTGACTGATGATGAAGCCTCGGGAGATGAGTTTCTTGAGGAACAAGGTAACGCTAGGGCAGATGATGAAGGCGCAGGAGATGAGTTTCTTGAGGAACACGGTAATGCTAGAGCAGATGATGACTGCCAAGAAACCAAACCAGACTCTGACTTTGAAGATTGTTCTTCAAATCAAGAGGAGGATGTAGAAAACGTTGATCAAAATAGGTCTTGTAAATCCGAAGAATCTGGACTTTTGGTACAAATGAAAAGCTCAGAGCAGTCTACTGAAGTGAATGGTGCATCTGCAGAGGAAGAGAAAG GAAGTGTAAGCAAAGAAGGGATAGTAAAAGAGCTTTCGGAGATCACAGAGAGGCTAAGTGCGCTTCAGTCAGATGGTGAACTGTTGAAACATATTGCAGATGTTAGTGAAGGAGAAGCAATGCTATTGCAAATATCTCAGAACTTGCACATGCTTCGTAGTAGTTTTGTTGCTATGCCTTCAGAATCATGA
- the LOC106404462 gene encoding transcription factor MYB1R1-like, with protein sequence MADGSSCSSDSGCISREIMLFGVRVVLDPMRKSVSLNNLSEYEQTEEIPKIIIAEDEKNKTSSGYASADDAVPISSSRERKRGVPWTEEEHKLFLLGLKKVGKGDWKGISKNFVKTRTSTQVASHAQKYFLRRSNLNRRRRRSSLFDMTTDTVMPMEKDQMLMHENMSQPSSLVPEIKIHPVMQIFPEFPVPTSGGNASRNHLVPFTFQARPEPISLSLTLASSNLNDPSSSRHSAFNTIGVA encoded by the exons ATGGCGGATGGTAGTAGTTGTTCGTCGGATTCAGGCTGCATCAGTAGAGAGATCATGCTGTTTGGTGTCAGGGTGGTTCTTGATCCGATGAGAAAGAGTGTGAGTTTGAACAACTTGTCTGAGTACGAGCAGACGGAGGAGATCCCAAAGATCATCATCGCCGAGGATGAAAAGAACAAAACCTCCTCCGGTTACGCCTCCGCGGACGACGCTGTTCCGATCTCTTCTAGCCGAGAGAGGAAACGAG GAGTTCCATGGACAGAGGAAGAGCACAAGCTGTTCTTGCTTGGGCTGAAGAAAGTAGGGAAAGGAGATTGGAAAGGAATATCTAAGAACTTTGTCAAGACCAGGACGTCTACTCAAGTAGCTAGTCACGCTCAGAAATACTTCCTCCGGCGAAGTAATCTCAACCGTCGCCGGCGAAGATCTAGTCTTTTCGACATGACAACTGACACG GTCATGCCCATGGAAAAAGATCAGATGCTTATGCATGAGAACATGTCACAACCATCTTCTCTTGTACCTGAAATCAAGATACACCCGGTTATGCAAATCTTTCCTGAGTTTCCGGTACCAACATCTGGTGGTAATGCATCAAGGAACCATCTGGTACCATTTACTTTTCAAGCACGGCCTGAACCAATCTCTCTCAGCCTCACACTAGCCTCATCTAATCTTAATGACCCGTCTTCCTCAAGGCACTCAGCATTCAACACGATTGGAGTTGCTTAG
- the LOC106354541 gene encoding pentatricopeptide repeat-containing protein At1g74850, chloroplastic, translating to MNLAIPNPNSHHLSFLIQNSTFITNRRLFANNPNRLTFLSGGKRPSSVAKINAKTKDLVLGNPSVSVEKGKYTYDVESLINKLSSLPPRGSIARCLDIFKNKLSLNDFALVFKEFAGRGDWQRSLRLFKYMQRQIWCKPNEHIYTIMISLLGREGLLDKCLEVFDEMPSQGVARSVFSYTALINAYGRNGRYETSLELLERMKSEKISPSILTYNTVINACARGGLDWEGLLGLFAEMRHEGIQPDIVTYNTLLSACAIRGLGDESEMVFRTMNDGGIVPDLTTYSHLVETFGKLGRLEKVCDLLNEMASGGSLPDITSYNVLLEAYAKSGSIKEAMGVFHQMQAAGCTPNANTYSVLLNLFGQSGRYDDVRQLFLEMKSSNTDPDAATYNILIDVFGEGGYFKEVVTLFHDMVEENIEPDMETYEGIIFACGKGGLHEDARKILQYMTAKDVVPSSKAYTGVIEAFGQAALYEEALVAFNTMHEVGSNPSIETFHSLLYSFARGGLFKESEVILSRLVDSGIPRNRDTFNATIEAYKQGGKFEEAVKTYVDMEKSRCDPDERTLEAVLSVYSCARLVDECREQFEEMKASDILPSIMCYCMMLSVYGKTERWDDANELLEEMLSNRVSNIHQVIGQMIKGDYDDDSNWQIVEYVLDKLNSEGCGLGIRFYNALLDALWWLGQKERAARVLNEATKRGIFPELFRKNKLVWSVDVHRMSEGGMYTALSVWLNDLSDMLVKGQDIPQLAVVVSVRGQLEKSSAARESPITKAAFSFLQDHVSSSFSFTGWNGGRIMCQRSQLKQLLSTQEPTSEESQKSSLVALTNSPIFAAGTRTSTSSDTNQSGGNPSQRRTKMKKELAGSPA from the exons ATGAACCTCGCAATCCCCAATCCCAACTCACACCACCTCTCCTTCCTCATCCAGAACTCCACCTTCATCACAAACCGCAGGCTCTTCGCCAACAACCCCAACCGCCTCACCTTCCTCTCCGGCGGGAAACGACCCTCCTCCGTCGCCAAAATCAACGCGAAGACGAAGGATCTCGTCCTCGGGAACCCCTCCGTATCCGTCGAGAAGGGGAAATACACCTACGACGTCGAGTCCCTAATCAACAAACTCAGCAGCCTCCCGCCGCGCGGCAGCATCGCCCGGTGCCTCGACATATTCAAAAACAAGCTCTCCCTCAACGACTTCGCGCTCGTCTTCAAGGAGTTCGCCGGCCGCGGCGACTGGCAGAGGTCCCTCCGCCTCTTCAAGTACATGCAGCGGCAGATCTGGTGCAAGCCTAACGAGCACATCTACACCATCATGATCTCGCTGCTGGGGAGAGAAGGCTTGCTCGACAAGTGCCTCGaggtgttcgacgaaatgcctAGCCAAGGCGTGGCGAGGAGCGTGTTCTCTTACACGGCGTTGATTAACGCTTACGGTAGAAACGGACGTTACGAGACGTCTCTCGAGCTTCTCGAGAGGATGAAGAGCGAGAAGATATCGCCTAGTATATTGACTTATAACACTGTGATAAATGCTTGTGCTAGAGGGGGGTTAGATTGGGAAGGGTTGTTAGGTTTGTTTGCGGAGATGAGACATGAAGGGATACAGCCTGATATCGTGACTTACAACACGCTGCTTAGTGCTTGTGCTATTAGAGGATTGGGGGATGAGTCTGAGATGGTGTTTAGGACTATGAACGATGGTGGGATTGTTCCGGATTTAACTACTTACAGTCATCTCGTTGAGACGTTTGGGAAGCTGGGGAGGTTAGAGAAAGTGtgtgatttattaaatgagatggCTTCAGGGGGGAGTTTGCCGGATATCACTTCTTACAATGTGTTGTTAGAGGCCTATGCTAAGTCCGGGTCTATTAAGGAGGCGATGGGGGTGTTCCATCAGATGCAGGCGGCAGGGTGTACGCCGAACGCGAATACTTACAGTGTTTTGCTGAATTTGTTTGGACAGAGTGGGAGGTATGATGATGTTCGGCAGCTTTTTCTCGAGATGAAGTCTAGCAATACGGATCCTGATGCTGCTACGTACAACATTTTGATTGATGTTTTTGGGGAAGGTGGGTATTTCAAGGAGGTGGTGACTTTGTTCCATGACATGGTGGAGGAGAATATTGAACCTGATATGGAGACATACGAGGGTATAATATTTGCTTGTGGGAAGGGAGGATTACACGAAGATGCGAGGAAGATTTTGCAGTATATGACGGCTAAGGATGTGGTGCCAAGTTCCAAGGCGTACACTGGGGTTATTGAAGCGTTTGGGCAGGCTGCTTTGTATGAAGAAGCACTCGTTGCTTTTAACACTATGCATGAAGTGGGAAGCAATCCGAGTATCGAGACATTCCACTCGCTGTTGTATTCTTTTGCAAGGGGAGGACTGTTCAAGGAGTCGGAGGTGATTTTGTCTAGGTTGGTGGATTCTGGTATTCCCAGGAACAGAGATACTTTCAATGCGACAATAGAAGCCTACAAGCAAGGAGGCAAATTTGAGGAGGCTGTGAAGACATATGTGGATATGGAGAAGTCAAGATGTGATCCTGATGAGAGGACGCTTGAGGCTGTTTTAAGTGTGTATTCTTGTGCACGACTTGTTGATGAGTGCAGGGAGCAGTTTGAGGAGATGAAAGCTTCTGATATACTACCCAGTATCATGTGCTACTGTATGATGCTGTCTGTTTATGGAAAAACCGAGAG gtGGGACGATGCCAATGAGTTACTGGAGGAGATGCTTTCAAACAGAGTATCAAATATTCATCAAGTTATCGGGCAAATGATCAAGGGAGATTATGATGATGACTCAAATTGGCAGATAGTGGAATATGTCTTAGACAAACTCAATTCAGAAGGATGTGGTTTGGGAATAAGGTTTTACAATGCTCTTCTGGATGCTTTGTGGTGGCTGGGCCAGAAAGAGCGAGCTGCAAGGGTACTCAATGAGGCAACAAAACGTGGAATTTTCCCTGAGTTATTCCGGAAAAACAAACTTGTGTGGTCTGTTGATGTGCATAG AATGTCAGAGGGTGGCATGTACACGGCGCTATCTGTTTGGCTAAATGATCTAAGTGATATGCTTGTAAAGGGACAGGATATTCCTCAACTAGCTGTTGTTGTTTCAGT ACGGGGACAATTGGAGAAAAGCTCTGCTGCAAGAGAATCTCCCATCACGAAAGCTGCTTTCTCCTTCTTGCAGGATCATGTCTCGTCGTCATTTTCCTTCACGGGATGGAACGGAGGTCGCATTATGTGCCAGCGATCTCAGCTCAAGCAATTGCTGTCTACTCAAGAACCAACTTCAGAAGAGTCCCAGAAAAGTAGCCTAGTCGCTTTAACAAACTCGCCAATCTTTGCTGCTGGAACAAGAACTTCAACAAGCAGTGACACGAACCAAAGCGGCGGTAACCCTTCCCAAAGAAGAACTAAGATGAAAAAAGAACTAGCAGGAAGCCCAGCTTAA
- the LOC106354540 gene encoding uncharacterized protein LOC106354540, giving the protein MGDSETLAALKRAYADTILNTTKEAAARVLSSEKKTRMYQQEIVTVKDEAITTLLRLKQMYDSKVKETEEMSLKQQQKVEELEAQLGEAEDIVGELRMELRALHDELNKVTNRQPSYLKGDHQEVSCRKASDAAVSSSQERSGAVPVEQSGSVVANGITNQSLARINSIKRCSSKDSMDRCHHTLPSILTKRREVEGCTQMIHAVDKKSMVNGDGEDPMVSQNTSPKEHEENRMTVISATEARKEEKEILASSEETPVLAASKNRCIKYTFKRKRKKEASSNLEGDSSIEESRNVKQKTGEKDDGYLESLKPSFTGESSRDSLCVAQVARQLVPFSKKTSFAAELVNQ; this is encoded by the exons ATGGGCGACTCCGAG ACCTTAGCGGCGTTGAAGAGAGCCTACGCGGATACGATACTGAACACGACGAAGGAGGCGGCGGCGCGTGTGTTGTCTTCTGAGAAGAAGACACGCATGTATCAGCAAGAGATTGTGACGGTTAAAGACGAAGCTATCACTACGTTGCTTAGGCTTAAACAGATGTATGATTCCAAG GTGAAGGAGACAGAAGAGATGTCCTTGAAGCAGCAACAAAAGGTTGAGGAACTTGAAGCTCAGCTTGGAGAAGCTGAAGATATTGTAGGGGAGCTGAGGATGGAACTTCGAGCACTTCATGATGAGCTCAACAAAGTTACTAATCGTCAGCCATCATATCTTAAAGGTGATCACCAGGAAGTCTCTTGTCGAAAAGCAAGTGATGCAGCAGTTTCTAGCAGTCAGGAGCGATCAGGAGCTGTCCCAGTTGAACAAAGTGGTTCGGTGGTGGCTAACGGGATCACAAACCAATCTTTGGCCCGCATTAACAGTATTAAACGGTGTTCTTCTAAAGATAGCATGGATCGTTGTCACCACACTCTTCCGTCTATTTTGACAAAGCGCAGGGAGGTTGAAGGATGTACACAGATGATTCACGCAGTGGATAAGAAGAGTATGGTCAATGGAGATGGAGAAGACCCAATGGTGTCTCAAAACACATCTCCGAAGGAACATGAAGAGAACAGAATGACTGTGATTAGCGCAACAGAGGCAAGGaaggaagaaaaagagattcTGGCATCTAGTGAAGAAACTCCAGTTTTGGCTGCTAGTAAGAACCGGTGTATCAAGTACACATTcaagaggaagagaaagaaggaGGCTTCAAGCAATCTTGAAGGAGATTCATCCATTGAGGAGAGCAGAAACGTGAAACAGAAGACTGGGGAGAAAGACGATGGTTATCTGGAATCTCTGAAGCCTAGCTTCACCGGTGAATCATCTCGGGATAGTCTATGCGTAGCACAGGTGGCTCGGCAG CTTGTACCATTCTCGAAGAAGACTAGTTTTGCAGCAGAACTAGTCAACCAGTAG
- the BNAA07G31800D gene encoding uncharacterized protein BNAA07G31800D — protein MVADSVTDSQLFHESPVSRDFVKKRKANWFWKLKQWKIDARRRQWIYQWKRASVGEAGLRSLRDKLIDRKTVNDRVSYLESWSIDDHHDGLRCYDDSDDDETDLSASSPTSVLKNKDSDTNKSVHGCFCCSNQITEEEEEEAFDDAYDNWEDFSDALNSFESDEDSQRKKKSSPHKDKCKQEASPEKAIHHNATSRKKNKKKKKSDQKKEGDGDDEMSDCPICSEEMDATDLSFLPCPCGFRLCLFCHKQINENDGRCPACRNKYEQTSSHNSGEVSFQQRGRGTVRLSPSFKGLDIA, from the exons ATGGTTGCTGATTCCGTCACAGACTCTCAACTCTTCCATGAGTCTCCGGTTTCGAGAGATTTCGTCAAGAAACGGAAG GCGAATTGGTTTTGGAAGCTGAAGCAGTGGAAGATCGATGCTCGTCGCAGGCAATGGATATACCAAT GGAAGAGAGCAAGCGTAGGTGAAGCAGGGCTGAGATCTTTGCGTGACAAGCTGATTGATAGAAAAACAGTAAATGATAGAGTTTCTTACCTTGAATCTTGGAGTATTGATGATCATCATGATGGACTACGATGCTATGATGATAGTGATGACGATGAGACTGATCTGTCTGCTAGTAGCCCCACTAGTGTCCTCAAGAATAAAGACTCCGATACTAATAAGAGTGTGCACGGCTGCTTCTGCTGTTCTAATCAGATCactgaggaagaggaagaagaagcttttGATGATGCGTATGACAATTGGGAAGACTTTAGCGATGCGTTGAACAGCTTTGAGAGCGACGAAGATagccagaggaagaagaagtcttCTCCTCATAAAGACAAGTGCAAGCAAGAAGCTTCACCAGAGAAGGCGATTCATCACAACGCCACCAGTagaaagaagaataagaagaagaaaaagtctGATCAGAAGAAAGAAGGTGACGGTGATGATGAGATGAGTGATTGTCCTATTTGCTCTGAAGAGATGGATGCAACGGATCTAAGCTTCTTACCATGTCCTTGCGGGTTTCGGCTGTGTCTCTTCTGCCATAAGCAGATCAACGAGAACGATGGACGTTGTCCAGCTTGCAGGAACAAGTATGAGCAGACAAGTAGTCACAACAGTGGGGAAGTTAGTTTCCAGCAGCGTGGCCGTGGCACAGTTCGTTTGTCTCCTTCGTTTAAAGGACTTGACATAGcttaa
- the LOC106354539 gene encoding NAD(P)H-quinone oxidoreductase subunit O, chloroplastic translates to MAFSATLSQLSSLSTISSSLPLSSRSFPLRSQTQFRVKAEAEKQSTETKSEGEASPAATKTPKTLPKKPVYSMKKGQIVRVDKEKYLNSINYLSVGHPPFYKGLDYIYEDRGEVLDIRVFETGEYALVGWVGIPTAPAWLPTDMLIKSEKLVYERL, encoded by the exons ATGGCTTTCTCAGCGACTCTGTCTCAGCTTTCTTCTCTTTCGACAATCTCCTCCTCACTCCCACTTTCTTCTAGAAGCTTCCCTCTTCGATCTCAGACTCAGTTCAGAGTCAAAGCAGAGGCAGAGAAACAGAGCACAGAGACTAAATCCGAAGGAGAAGCTTCGCCAGCTGCAACCAAAACCCCTAAAACTCTTCCCAAGAAACCGGTTTACTCGA TGAAGAAGGGTCAAATCGTTCGTGTAGACAAGGAGAAGTACCTCAACAGCATCAAT TACTTATCAGTTGGTCATCCTCCTTTCTACAAAGGACTAGATTACATCTACGAAGATCGCGGCGAG GTACTGGACATTCGTGTCTTTGAGACAGGAGAGTATGCACTT GTTGGATGGGTTGGTATCCCAACCGCACCGGCTTGGCTACCAACAGATATGCTCATCAAG TCTGAGAAACTTGTTTACGAGAGACTATAG
- the LOC106354536 gene encoding two-component response regulator ARR15 isoform X1, which translates to MALGDLSSSSSTSELHVLAVDDSIVDRKVIERLLRISACKVTTVESGTRALQYLGLDGDKGSSGLKDLKVNLIVTDYSMPGLTGYELLKKIKESSAFREIPVVIMSSENIQPRIEQCMTEGAEDFLLKPVKLADVKRLKELIMRGGEAEQEKTSNLISPKRILQNNIFFFIIFFIITITIIFIV; encoded by the exons ATGGCACTAGGagatttatcttcttcttcttctacctcgGAGTTACATGTTCTCGCTGTGGATGATAGTATTGTTGATCGTAAGGTTATTGAGAGGTTGCTTAGGATCTCTGCTTGTAAAG tgaCGACTGTTGAGAGTGGGACTAGGgctcttcagtatcttggtctAGATGGAGACAAAGGATCTTCTGGTCTTAAG GATTTGAAGGTGAACTTGATAGTGACAGATTACTCTATGCCGGGACTAACAGGATATGAACTACTCAAGAAGATCAAA GAGTCTTCAGCATTCAGAGAAATACCTGTAGTGATAATGTCGTCTGAGAACATACAACCTCGTATAGAACA ATGCATGACAGAAGGAGCAGAGGATTTTCTGCTAAAACCGGTGAAATTAGCAGATGTGAAGCGGCTTAAAGAACTCATAATGAGAGGTGGTGAAGCTGAACAAGAGAAAACCAGTAACCTTATTAGTCCTAAGAGAATCCTTCAAaacaacatcttcttcttcatcatcttctttattATCACTATCACTATCATCTTCATCGTCTAA
- the LOC106354536 gene encoding two-component response regulator ARR15 isoform X2 codes for MALGDLSSSSSTSELHVLAVDDSIVDRKVIERLLRISACKVTTVESGTRALQYLGLDGDKGSSGLKDLKVNLIVTDYSMPGLTGYELLKKIKSSAFREIPVVIMSSENIQPRIEQCMTEGAEDFLLKPVKLADVKRLKELIMRGGEAEQEKTSNLISPKRILQNNIFFFIIFFIITITIIFIV; via the exons ATGGCACTAGGagatttatcttcttcttcttctacctcgGAGTTACATGTTCTCGCTGTGGATGATAGTATTGTTGATCGTAAGGTTATTGAGAGGTTGCTTAGGATCTCTGCTTGTAAAG tgaCGACTGTTGAGAGTGGGACTAGGgctcttcagtatcttggtctAGATGGAGACAAAGGATCTTCTGGTCTTAAG GATTTGAAGGTGAACTTGATAGTGACAGATTACTCTATGCCGGGACTAACAGGATATGAACTACTCAAGAAGATCAAA TCTTCAGCATTCAGAGAAATACCTGTAGTGATAATGTCGTCTGAGAACATACAACCTCGTATAGAACA ATGCATGACAGAAGGAGCAGAGGATTTTCTGCTAAAACCGGTGAAATTAGCAGATGTGAAGCGGCTTAAAGAACTCATAATGAGAGGTGGTGAAGCTGAACAAGAGAAAACCAGTAACCTTATTAGTCCTAAGAGAATCCTTCAAaacaacatcttcttcttcatcatcttctttattATCACTATCACTATCATCTTCATCGTCTAA
- the LOC106354533 gene encoding pentatricopeptide repeat-containing protein At1g74900, mitochondrial-like, with the protein MNRLFTKSLCTSSAAGANLKPPPPDPAAISNLILSSPIQSPLPSNTPWTPHLVNSILKRLWNHGPKALHFFHLLDRRHRNYIHSPSSFNLAIDIAARLHLHTTVWSLIRRMRSLRIGPSPKTFAIVAERFASSGKPDKAVNLFLNMHEHGCSQDLASFNTILDILCKSKRVEKAYELFKDLRGRFSADVVTYNVIVNGWCLIKRTPKALEVLKEMVERGISPNLTTYNTMLKGFFRSGQVRQGWEFFLEMKKRNCGIGFDVVTYTTVVHGLGVSGEVKRAKKVFDEMIREGVLPSVATHNALIQVLCKKDTVENAVLVFEEMVRKGYEPNVTTYNVLIRGLFHAGEFTRGEEMMRTMEEEGGCEASFQTYNMMIRYYLECGEVEKALGLFERMGSGGCLPNLDTYNILISGMFVRKRSEDMVVAGKLLVEMVERGFVPRKFTFNRVLNGLLLTGNQAFAKEILRSQSKSGSRLTKKFRL; encoded by the coding sequence atgAATCGTCTCTTCACCAAATCGCTCTGCACTTCCTCCGCCGCCGGCGCCAACCTAAAACCCCCACCGCCCGATCCCGCCGCCATCTCCAACCTCATCCTCTCTTCCCCCATCCAATCCCCCCTCCCTTCAAACACCCCATGGACCCCACACCTCGTGAACTCAATCCTCAAACGCCTCTGGAACCACGGCCCAAAGGCCCTCCACTTCTTCCACCTCCTCGACCGCCGCCACCGCAACTACATCCACTCCCCCTCCTCCTTCAACCTCGCGATCGACATCGCCGCCCGCCTCCACCTCCACACCACCGTCTGGTCCCTGATCCGCCGCATGCGCTCCCTCCGCATCGGCCCCTCCCCGAAAACCTTCGCGATCGTCGCCGAGAGGTTCGCTTCCTCCGGGAAGCCCGATAAAGCCGTGAACCTCTTCCTCAACATGCACGAGCACGGCTGCTCTCAAGATCTCGCCTCGTTCAACACGATCCTCGATATCCTCTGTAAATCCAAACGCGTAGAAAAAGCTTACGAGCTCTTTAAGGATCTTAGAGGAAGGTTTAGCGCTGACGTGGTGACTTACAACGTGATTGTGAACGGATGGTGTTTGATCAAACGCACCCCAAAGGCTTTGGAGGTGTTGAAAGAGATGGTTGAGAGAGGGATTAGCCCTAACCTCACCACTTACAACACAATGCTCAAAGGCTTCTTTAGGTCAGGGCAGGTGAGGCAGGGATGGGAGTTTTTCTTGGAGATGAAGAAACGTAATTGCGGAATCGGATTCGATGTTGTGACCTATACTACAGTTGTTCACGGGCTTGGCGTCTCTGGGGAGGTTAAGAGAGCTAAGAAAGTGTTCGACGAGATGATTAGAGAAGGAGTGCTACCTTCTGTAGCCACGCACAATGCGTTGATACAGGTTCTGTGTAAGAAAGATACTGTGGAGAATGCTGTTTTGGTGTTTGAGGAGATGGTGAGGAAAGGTTATGAGCCGAATGTGACGACTTACAATGTGTTGATAAGAGGGTTGTTTCACGCCGGGGAGTTTACTCGAGGAGAGGAGATGATGCGGACGATGGAGGAGGAAGGTGGGTGTGAGGCGAGCTTTCAGACGTATAATATGATGATAAGATACTATTTGGAGTGCGGCGAGGTTGAGAAAGCGTTGGGGTTGTTTGAGAGGATGGGGAGTGGGGGCTGCTTGCCGAATTTGGATACTTATAATATACTGATAAGTGGGATGTTTGTGAGGAAGAGATCGGAGGATATGGTGGTGGCTGGGAAGCTGTTGGTTGAGATGGTTGAGAGAGGGTTTGTGCCGAGGAAGTTTACTTTTAATCGGGTTCTGAATGGACTTCTTTTGACTGGGAATCAAGCTTTCGCGAAGGAGATCTTGAGGTCGCAGAGTAAATCTGGTAGCCGGCTTACTAAGAAGTTCAGGTTATGA